Sequence from the Corallococcus sp. EGB genome:
CCGCGACTGCCTTCCTCCCGACCTGGAGCCGCCCTGTCCCACCTGCGGGCGGCAGGCCTTCCGCCGTCCGGACGATCCCATCCTCGACGGTGCTTCATTGCCCACGGACAGGGACCTGTTCCGCGTGGGCAACTTCAGCACCATGATCATCGGCACGGACCGCTTCAAGGACGCGGTGGAGCAGGGTGGTTGGACCGGCATCTCCTTCCGCGAGCTCCCGGTCCGCTGAAACCCTCTCAGCTCGCAGCGGGGAAGGGCGGTGGCTCGACCACCACTTCCATGGGCAGGTTCTCCTTCTCCGCGATCCACTTCACCCACAGCTTCGGACGCGCGGTCGTGTCGTGGGACTTTGGCCGCTCCAATCGGATGGACAGCCAGTTGCGGTCTCGCAGGTAGAGCTCCTTGCCCACGGGCAACAGCTCCGTCTGCAGGAACCCCGGCAGGTCCTCCCTCGAATCCTCCGACAACGCCAGCATCCCCTTGAACGCGAGCCACCCCGGCGGGGGATGCACGATGGGGGACGACGTCGCCTGCTCGATGAACACCTCTCCCACCGTGCCCAGCGCGGGCACCAGGTGGTCCGGATTGCGGGAACGCACTCGCGCCCTCGCTCCCACGTGCACGTCCCCGGACAACACCGTCACCGCGCAGTAGGACTTCTTCGCCAGCGAGAACAGGTTCATCAACATCCGCGTGCGCTCGCCCCGGTGCACCGACGACTCCCACTGGTCCAACAGGTCGTCGCGCAGGCCCATGCTCCCGCCGCTCATCCGCTCCATCGCCGGACCGAAGCGCAGGTGCACCAGCGGGATGGATGACACCACCAGCACGTGCCGGGCCTTCTTGCCGCTCTCCGGCCGCTGACGGTGCTCCTCGCGCCACGCGTCGAACGCGTCCCACTGCGACCGGCTCATCACCGTGAACTCGGTCTGCGGATGCGCTTCGTCCGTCTCCAGCACCCGGCTGGACCGGCCGCTGCGCAAATCCAGCAACACCACGTCCAGGTCGCAGTCCGCCGTGGAGAAACAGGACGTCTGGAAATAGTGCTGCACGGGCTCCACCACGCCCCGGTCGTCCGGCTCGCGCGCCCGCGTCGGCTGCTCCAGCCAGCCCCTTTGGAAGGCTTCGAACGCGCGCGCCGCCGCGCTGTAGAGGGCCCGGTACCAGGGCGCCTGCTGGAGCTCCTCGTGCGAACCCCACCCGTCGAAGATGTCGTGGTCGTCCCACATGAACAGGCCCGGCACCCGCCGCAGCACCGGCGCGATGCCCTGGCTGCCACCCCATCGCTCCCGGTAGAGCCAGACGTATTCCGTGAACAACTTATCCCCAAGCCCCTCCGGCACCGGCAGCTTCAACCGCTCCGAACGCGGCAGCTTCATGAACGCGTTCAACACATCCACCGTGGTGTGCAACGAGTCCGCGTAGAGCTGATCCCCACCACCAATGAGCAGTTGGAAGCCCGGCGTCTTCGCCGGATCCGTCGGGTCCTTCTGGTGCTGCTGCAGCATCCGCTCCCACAGCGCGAAGGGCTGCGCCAGGTCGCTCCAATCACTCGCACGGCTGGCGCCGTTGCAGGAGAAGAACGCGATGTTCGGCGACACGCCCCGCGCGGGGATGACCACGTCGGACACCACCAGCGGCTCCGGCGGGATGACCTTCGAGGACCATGGCCGGGCATCGCGCGGCGACGGACGCTCGAAGGTCACCGGCACGCCGGGCGTGTCTGGCGATTCAAACTGGTAGGACAGCCGCTGCGCCACGTCCGTGCGCGGCAGGACGACCTCCCACCGCCACACCACGCCCCGGGTGTCCTGGGGCAGGGCGGTGAGGTCCGCGGCGGGCTTCACGTCGTCGAAGGCCGCGACCTGCTCACCCTTCGCGTCCCGGAAACACAGCCTCAACGCCGGAGCCTCCTTCGCCGACGTGCTGTCCAGGAACACGTTGACGAAGAAGCTCCACACGTCATGGGACTTCGGATCCGGCGTGGCCTGCGCCCTGGCGTACAGAATGGGCCCCAGCAAGAGCTTCATGGGCAAAGCCTTGCATGGACGCCCTCCCGCCGTCGATGCGGGCTCACCCCTTCGGAGGAGGCGCGGCGAGCGGCTGGTACGTGCCGAAACTCCAGATGTTTCCTTCCGGGTCCAGCGCGCTGAAGTCCCTTGAGCCGTAGTCCGTGTCGTGCAGCTCCATCGCGATGGTCGCGCCCGCCGCCTTCGCCCGCGCATGCAGCGCATCCGGGTCCGTCACCACCACGTAGATGCCCAGGTTCTTCAACGGTACGTCCTTCGACACCACCATCTTCAACCGGCTGCCTTCCGCGCTCCCGAACATGACCAGCCCGTGGCCCAATGTCAGCTCCGCGTGGGCGATGGCACCATCAGGCTTGCGGTAGACGACCCGCTCCTCGCAGCCGAAGGCCTGCTTGAGGAAGCGCAGGGCGGCCTCGGGGTCCGCGTAGCGGATGAAGGGATACATGCTGGGCAGGGACTGGGACATGGAGATGTCCTCCTTTCACCGCGCATCCTGCCCATCCGCCCGCGGCCCTTCTTGGACGGATTTTACCTACGCGCCGGATTCGAACCCGCCCGAGTCCGGCAGCGCACGGCGCAGGAGGGCGGACGGCGGCCCGCCCGTGAACTGGCGGAAGTCCCGGTTCAGGTGCGCCTGATCGAAATAGCCCAGCTCCACCGCGAGCTCCGCCCAGCGCACCGGACCTCCGGCCTTGATCCGCGCCACGGCCCGGTCGAAGCGAAGCAAGCGCGCCAGCCGGCGCGGAGGCAGCCCCACCTGTTCGTGGAACTGGTGGATGAGGTGCTTGTGGCTGTGGCCCAGCTCGCTCGCCAGCGTGGCGATGTCCACCTGGCCTCCCGTCCGCTGGATGCGCTCCACCGCCCACCGCACGCCCGCGTCCACCGCGGGCCCCCGCTCCGCGCGCTTCAAGAGAAACGCATCCACACGAGCGAAGCGCGCCGCCCAGTCCGGCGCCTCCGCCAGGGACTCCACCAGCCTCCTGGCCTCCGAGCCCCACAGGTCCTCCAGGCCCGTGACCCGGTGGGACAGCTCATGCATGGGCAATCCAAAGAGGCGCCTCGCCCCCAGCGGTGTGAGGTTCACCTGGAGCCCGTGGGACTCGCCGTTGTGCTCGGTGGTGCTCCAGCGCTCGTCCAGCCCCGCGACGAAGCCGGAGCGATGCCGCGTCACCCGGCCCGCGTCGTCCAGGTGCTTCAGCAGCGGGCCGAACTCCAGGATGAGCACCACCTGCACCCCGGGCAGTTCCTGCCTGCGCATGGGCTGGGGCATGGCCTCGCGGTAGCCGCAGTAATCCCGGATGAGCGGCGCCAGCGCCGGTGGCGGCGTGGCCAGCGCCATCTCCCAACCGCCCCGCTCGGACGCGTGGCGCACCACGCGGATGCGATGCATGCCGGGCAGGCTACTTCGAAACCTTGCTCAGGAAGCCCAGCAGGGCCGTGTGCCACTTCTCCGGCGACTCGAAGTGGGGGATGTGGCCCACGTTCGGAATCTCCACCAGCGTGGCGCCCGGGATGGCCGCGGCGGTCTTCTTCCCCAGCGCCGGGTACTGCCCCAGCTTCGGCAGCAGCGCGGGCGGCACGCTGCCCTTGCCCACCACCGTGCGGTCCTCCTGACCAATCACCACCAGCGTGGGCACCTTCACCCGCGGGAACTCGTGCACCACCGGCTGCTCGTAGATCATCGTCTGCGTGGCGGCGGACACCCAGGCCAGGCGCGGGTACTCGCCGCTGAGCGTCTGGCGGTAGAGGACCTGGACGTATTCGTCGTACTCGGGCTTCCACTTCACGTAGTAGCCGCGCTGGTACTTGCGCAGCCCTTCCTCGGTGGCCTTCAGGTTCTCCTGGTAGAGGTCCTCGGTGGACTTCCAGGGGACCGCCTCGCGGTAGTCCTCCAGGCCAATGGGGTTCTCCAACACCAGCTGCGTCGTCACCTCCGGGTACATCAGCGCGAAGCGCGTCGCGAGCATGCCGCCCATGCTGTGGCCCACCACCGCGGCCTGCTTCACGCCCAGTTCGTCCAGCACCTGCTTCGTCAGCGACGCCAGCGTGTGGAAGCTGTACGCGATGGCCGGCTTGGACGACTTGCCGAAGCCGATCTGATCCGGCACCACGACGCGGTAGCCCGCGCCGGTGAGGACGCGGATCGTGTCCTTCCAATACGCGCCGAAGAAGTTCTTTCCGTGCAGCAGCACCACGGTGCGCCCGTTGGCGTTGCCCGTGGGCTTCACGTCCATGTACGCCATGCGCAGGTCCTGGCCCTCCAGCCTCACGGACAGGAACTGCACGGGCGCCGGGTAGGGGTACCCCTCCATGGCGATGCCCAGCGCCTCCGGGGCGCGCCTGGCTTCCTGCGCGTTCGCGGCGGGCACGGAGAGCAGCAGGGCGGACAGGAGCAGGGTGGGGACGCGGACGGACGACATCAGGGCTCCTTGAAGGAACGGGACGCGAGGGAACGGCAGTCTGGCCGTGACATTCCCCCGCGGCGCGGTTTTCAGAAGGCCCCGCCCTCCCGGAGGTTGATTCCGTACTCCAGGTAGCCCTTGAGGCAGAGCATCATGTGCATCCAGCCGCCCGCGTTGCCGTAGGACGCCTGGATGCCCTTCTCATCCGGCTTCCAGCCAGACTCGCTGATCTTCACCATCGTGTTGCTTGCGTCCAACGGCACGAAGCTCATCTCCACGCGCGTGTTGTAGCTCGCGTCCGCGGGCCACTCGAAGACGATGCGCTCGTTGGGGGTTACCTCGCGCGTGATGACGTCGAACTCGCCCGGCGCCTCCGCGAAGCTCCACTTCACCGTCGTGCCCTGCACCAGCGGACCGCTGCTCGTCTTCACGAAGTAGCCGCTCAGCTTCGCGGGGTTCACCACCGCCTCGAACACCTGCGCCACCGGCTTGCGGATCTTCAGCTGCACCTGGAACTTCGGCTCCATGGGCCACCCCTCGTCGTGAACTGGTCCCGCCCGCAGATATGTTATATAAATATAACATGTCAAGCAGTGACCCGGACGACCTCATCTTCAAGGCGCTGGCGGACTCGCGCCGGCGGGCCATCCTGGACCTGTTGAAGGACGCGCCCCGGACCACGGGGGAGCTGTGCGAGCACTTCGAGAAGACGCTCGACCGCTGCACCGTGATGCAGCACCTGAAGGTGCTGGAGAAGGCGGAGCTGGTGCTGTCGCGCAAGGAGGGGCGGACGCGGTGGAACTACCTCAACGCCGCGCCCATCCAGCACATCCACTCGCGGTGGATCAGCTCCTATGCCGCGAACGCGATGAAGCTGCTGACGAAGCTGAAGCGGGACCTGGAGGAGGACTGAAACAGCGTCAGTGCGCGCTGTCGGAGAACGGCTGTACGTCCGCCTGGACCAGGGGCTCGTTCTCGAAGCGGGCGGGCTTGAGCAGGCGCGTGGTGAGCACCAGCGCGAGGAAGATGGCCGCGGAGCCGATGGTCACGAAGCGCAGGTGGA
This genomic interval carries:
- a CDS encoding alpha/beta fold hydrolase, translating into MSSVRVPTLLLSALLLSVPAANAQEARRAPEALGIAMEGYPYPAPVQFLSVRLEGQDLRMAYMDVKPTGNANGRTVVLLHGKNFFGAYWKDTIRVLTGAGYRVVVPDQIGFGKSSKPAIAYSFHTLASLTKQVLDELGVKQAAVVGHSMGGMLATRFALMYPEVTTQLVLENPIGLEDYREAVPWKSTEDLYQENLKATEEGLRKYQRGYYVKWKPEYDEYVQVLYRQTLSGEYPRLAWVSAATQTMIYEQPVVHEFPRVKVPTLVVIGQEDRTVVGKGSVPPALLPKLGQYPALGKKTAAAIPGATLVEIPNVGHIPHFESPEKWHTALLGFLSKVSK
- a CDS encoding helix-turn-helix domain-containing protein, coding for MHRIRVVRHASERGGWEMALATPPPALAPLIRDYCGYREAMPQPMRRQELPGVQVVLILEFGPLLKHLDDAGRVTRHRSGFVAGLDERWSTTEHNGESHGLQVNLTPLGARRLFGLPMHELSHRVTGLEDLWGSEARRLVESLAEAPDWAARFARVDAFLLKRAERGPAVDAGVRWAVERIQRTGGQVDIATLASELGHSHKHLIHQFHEQVGLPPRRLARLLRFDRAVARIKAGGPVRWAELAVELGYFDQAHLNRDFRQFTGGPPSALLRRALPDSGGFESGA
- a CDS encoding VOC family protein; protein product: MSQSLPSMYPFIRYADPEAALRFLKQAFGCEERVVYRKPDGAIAHAELTLGHGLVMFGSAEGSRLKMVVSKDVPLKNLGIYVVVTDPDALHARAKAAGATIAMELHDTDYGSRDFSALDPEGNIWSFGTYQPLAAPPPKG
- a CDS encoding alkaline phosphatase D family protein codes for the protein MKLLLGPILYARAQATPDPKSHDVWSFFVNVFLDSTSAKEAPALRLCFRDAKGEQVAAFDDVKPAADLTALPQDTRGVVWRWEVVLPRTDVAQRLSYQFESPDTPGVPVTFERPSPRDARPWSSKVIPPEPLVVSDVVIPARGVSPNIAFFSCNGASRASDWSDLAQPFALWERMLQQHQKDPTDPAKTPGFQLLIGGGDQLYADSLHTTVDVLNAFMKLPRSERLKLPVPEGLGDKLFTEYVWLYRERWGGSQGIAPVLRRVPGLFMWDDHDIFDGWGSHEELQQAPWYRALYSAAARAFEAFQRGWLEQPTRAREPDDRGVVEPVQHYFQTSCFSTADCDLDVVLLDLRSGRSSRVLETDEAHPQTEFTVMSRSQWDAFDAWREEHRQRPESGKKARHVLVVSSIPLVHLRFGPAMERMSGGSMGLRDDLLDQWESSVHRGERTRMLMNLFSLAKKSYCAVTVLSGDVHVGARARVRSRNPDHLVPALGTVGEVFIEQATSSPIVHPPPGWLAFKGMLALSEDSREDLPGFLQTELLPVGKELYLRDRNWLSIRLERPKSHDTTARPKLWVKWIAEKENLPMEVVVEPPPFPAAS
- a CDS encoding helix-turn-helix transcriptional regulator; amino-acid sequence: MSSSDPDDLIFKALADSRRRAILDLLKDAPRTTGELCEHFEKTLDRCTVMQHLKVLEKAELVLSRKEGRTRWNYLNAAPIQHIHSRWISSYAANAMKLLTKLKRDLEED
- a CDS encoding SRPBCC domain-containing protein, with amino-acid sequence MEPKFQVQLKIRKPVAQVFEAVVNPAKLSGYFVKTSSGPLVQGTTVKWSFAEAPGEFDVITREVTPNERIVFEWPADASYNTRVEMSFVPLDASNTMVKISESGWKPDEKGIQASYGNAGGWMHMMLCLKGYLEYGINLREGGAF